In a genomic window of Branchiostoma floridae strain S238N-H82 chromosome 19, Bfl_VNyyK, whole genome shotgun sequence:
- the LOC118406661 gene encoding alpha-N-acetylneuraminide alpha-2,8-sialyltransferase-like yields MKRKVIALGVINLVVIGITWMEVRHGWSSHPTVFNVSSNRAHKFPSRKERPDSGTLFTDRVQPWSLLPWFPARREVHNEAKVVKPPSKKKPVKHTPVLEACHPQSFEDDFPGYGYKKSTTEETEWKFNYTAIEELRESLEKCCRVRDLFIATRQNVPKGSLLRFDGDKSVLKITHRTTGLLPQNSSLSGQFFKSCSVVGNGGILMGSKCGNKIDTSEFVIRCNLAPVNAVFSEDVGSKTSLITLNPSILEKKYKKLSERGVRNAFLQDISAYNDSLIWIPAFSYRRNMQLAYYAHKTLQGANAQQRVVFPHPNHLRMLGKYWSDQGLPQGKRLSTGLFLASAAISYCQEVHLYGFWPFDVNCQGNNVTYHYYDKGYQSSGHSMSSEFVQLLKLQDKRVVHITTEKCQP; encoded by the exons ATGAAGCGAAAGGTCATTGCCCTAGGGGTCATCAACCTTGTTGTGATCGGCATCACATGGATGGAAGTGCGCCATGGCTGGTCCTCACACCCAACTGTCTTCAACGTCTCCTCAAACAG AGCCCACAAATTCCCCTCCAGAAAAGAGAGACCAGACTCAGGAACACTGTTCACCGACCGTGTGCAGCCGTGGTCCCTCCTTCCCTGGTTCCCAGCCAGACGAGAGGTCCACAATGAAGCCAAAGtcgtcaaacctcccagtaagaAGAAACCCGTAAAGCACACTCCTGTGTTGGAAGCTTGTCATCCACAGAGTTTCGAAGACGACTTTCCCGGGTACGGATACAAAAAGTCAACGACAGAGGAAACTGAATGGAAGTTCAACTACACCGCCATCGAAGAACTAAG GGAATCCCTTGAGAAGTGCTGCCGTGTTCGAGACCTCTTCATTGCAACTAGGCAGAATGTCCCCAAGGGCTCTCTGCTTAGATTCGATGGGGACAAGTCTGTGCTGAAGATCACCCACAGAACAACTGGCTTACTCCCGCAG AACAGCTCCTTGAGTGGGCAGTTCTTTAAGAGCTGTAGTGTGGTGGGGAACGGAGGGATCCTCATGGGCAGCAAGTGTGGCAACAAGATCGACACCTCAGAGTTTGTTATAAG ATGTAATCTGGCTCCAGTTAACGCTGTGTTCAGTGAAGACGTCGGGTCCAAAACCTCCCTGATAACCCTCAACCCCAGCATCCTCGAGAAAAA GTATAAGAAACTGAGTGAAAGGGGAGTTCGGAACGCCTTCCTGCAGGACATCAGTGCTTACAATGACAGTCTGATCTGGATTCCTGCCTTCTCCTATCGGAGGAACATGCAGCTGGCGTACTATGCACATAAAACTCTTCAG GGTGCTAATGCCCAGCAGAGAGTTGTGTTTCCCCATCCAAACCACCTACGCATGCTGGGCAAATACTGGAGCGACCAGGGACTACCACAGGGGAAGAGACTGTCAACTG GTTTGTTTCTCGCGAGCGCCGCCATCTCCTATTGTCAGGAGGTTCACCTGTATGGCTTCTGGCCGTTTGACGTGAACTGTCAGGGAAACAATGTGACGTACCACTACTACGACAAGGGTTACCAGAGCAGCGGCCACTCCATGTCGTCCGAATTTGTACAATTGCTGAAGCTGCAGGACAAGAGGGTTGTACATATAACCACAGAAAAGTGTCAGCCTTAA